Proteins from a single region of Strix uralensis isolate ZFMK-TIS-50842 chromosome 12, bStrUra1, whole genome shotgun sequence:
- the LOC141948760 gene encoding C-C motif chemokine 22-like, with product MLAARTVLLLVLLLTFSLHHATAHFSPSECCYEHVQKPIRNIKSFYHTPRDCSTPAVVIVTVSGAKICADPQKPWVKRVMKRIQEKK from the exons ATGCTTGCTGCAAGGACGGTCCTGCTGCTTGTGCTGCTCCTCACCTTCTCCCTGCACCATGCCACAG cCCACTTCTCACCCTCTGAATGCTGCTATGAGCATGTGCAGAAACCCATCCGAAACATAAAGAGTTTCTACCACACGCCCAGAGACTGCTCCACGCCTGCAGTGGT GATTGTGACTGTCAGCGGTGCCAAGATCTGTGCTGACCCCCAGAAACCCTGGGTGAAGAGAGTCATGAAaagaattcaggagaaaaaatga